One window of the Melospiza melodia melodia isolate bMelMel2 chromosome 15, bMelMel2.pri, whole genome shotgun sequence genome contains the following:
- the ACAN gene encoding aggrecan core protein — MTTLLLVFVCLQAITAADSVELSDSSDGLEVKIPEQSPLRVILGSSLNIPCYFNIPEEQDTSVMLTPRIKWSKLSNGTEVVLLVATGGRIRLNSEYREVISLPNYPAIPTDATLEIKALRSNHTGIYRCEVMYGIEDRQDTIEVLVKGIVFHYRAISTRYTLNFEKAKQACIQNSAVIATPEQLQAAYEDGYEQCDAGWLADQTVRYPIHWPRERCYGDKDEFPGVRTYGVREPDETYDVYCYAEQMQGKVFYATAPEKFTFQEAFDKCRGLGARLATTGELYLAWKDGMDVCSAGWLADRSVRYPISRARPNCGGNLVGVRTVYLHANQTGYPHPDSRYDAICYSGEDIESLVPGQFIDELGSGLGSAFTVQTVTQTEVELPLSRNATEEEARGSIATLEPIEITPTATRLDESFTALPDLFTTALTLETSATEEENVTREDGTAVWTVPEEATTLDLGTAFTTLAFGTASTTETAEVSSVEEAVGVTATPGLESASAFTVEDQLVRVTAAPGAGHLPEQPISPTGVVFHYRAATSRYAFSFVQAQKACLENSAVIATPQQLQAAYEAGFDQCDAGWLRDQTVRYPIVNPRNNCIGDKENTPGVRSYGMRPASETYDVYCYIDRLKGDVFFATQPEQFTFPEAQRFCQSQNATLASVGQLHAAWKQGLDRCYAGWLADGSLRYPIVSPRPACGGDAPGVRTVYQHHNQTGFPDPLSRHHAFCFRALPPVEEEGVTPFFEDVLATQVIPGVEGVPSGEEVTMETESATQPENQTAWGTEVFPTDVSLLSVSPSAFPPATILPEETSTNASLSEVSGEVTQPGEHQVSGESSASGWVPGVPDTSGEPTSGVSELSGDHSGIGESGLPSVDLHASGFPPGESGLPSGDLSGVSSGVVDISGLPSAEGETSVSVLRIPEISGMPPEVESSGLPFGASGEISGTELISGVSSGEESGVASGFPTVSLVDTTLVEVVTAATERQEEGKGSIGVSGEGDLSGLPSSEWDSSGGTPGLPSGAEPSGEPSGVPELSGLSSGGSELSGFPSGLDGSGETSGTHEISGQVDLSGLTSGTEGSSEASGVTFVDATLEEVTTTSPVTGAEAKETLETSGLPSGVEDGSGMVSGSLDISGEPSGHVDFGGSASGGLEMSGHPSGVTDSSGDISGVDVTSGLLSGEESGLTSGFPTVSLVDTTLVEVVTQPSVAQEVGEGPSGMIEISGFTSGDRGLSGEGSGAVETSGFSSGDLSGEPSGIPYISGDFSGATDLSGQSSTVADISGEASGLPGITLVTSDLVEVVTRPTISQELGGETVTFPYGLGTSGEGSGSGELSGETSALPESALETSTAYEISGETSAFPETGTETSTIHEISGEASAFPEFSTETSTIQEISGETSAFPEIFTETSTSQEDRGETSGYPEIVIEASTGQEASGETSAFPGSGTETSTVQEISGETSAFPEIRIETSTSQDISGETSAFPEIRIETFTIQEARGEISGYPEISIEASTVHETSGETSAFPEISIETSTVHEISGESSAFPEIRIETYTNQEARGETSAFPEISIETSTVHETSGETSAFPEISIETSTVHEISGDMSSFPEISIETSTIHETSGEIPAFPEIRIETSTGEEARGETSTFPEISIETSTVHDISGETSAFPEFSIETPTSQEARSETSAYPEIFIETSTVQEVSGETSAFPEIRIGAPTSQEARGETFPEISIETSTLHETSGEASALPTDNIKTAATSLASGEPFGTPEEREIPDTTSGAVTHSITGISGETSAPDTVISTRTPDVEPTQGLRNPEEAQLEMEPSPPVVSEQETETAVAPDNPHLLATTTAALPQVSQEAIDALGPTPEDTDVCHPSPCVNGATCVDGIDSFKCFCLPSYGGDLCEIDLENCEEGWTKFQGHCYRHFEERETWMDAETRCRQHQAHLSSIITPEEQEFVNSHAQDYQWIGLSDRAVENDFRWSDGHSLQYENWRPNQPDNFFSAGEDCVVMIWHEKGEWNDVPCNYHLPFTCKKGTVACGDPPAVENARTFGRKKERYEINAMVRYQCEPGFIQRHVPTIRCQPDGHWEQPRISCLNPSSSQRRLYKRSPRSRSKPSGSAAHSTH, encoded by the exons TGTACGGCAttgaggacagacaggacacaATCGAGGTCCTGGTCAAAG GCATCGTATTCCACTACAGAGCGATCTCCACAAGGTACACCCTGAACTTTGAGAAGGCAAAGCAGGCCTGTATCCAGAACAGTGCTGTCATTGCTACCCCTGAGCAGCTGCAGGCTGCCTACGAGGATGGGTACGAGCAGTGTgatgctggctggctggctgatCAGACTGTCAG GTATCCCATCCACTGGCCCCGGGAGCGCTGCTATGGCGACAAGGACGAATTCCCAGGAGTGAGGACCTACGGTGTCCGTGAGCCAGATGAAACCTATGATGTTTACTGCTATGCAGAGCAAATGCAag GCAAAGTCTTCTACGCCACCGCCCCGGAGAAGTTCACCTTCCAAGAAGCGTTTGACAAATGCCGCGGTTTGGGAGCACGCCTGGCCACCACGGGGGAGCTGTACCTGGCCTGGAAGGACGGCATGGACGTGTGCAGCGCGGGCTGGCTGGCCGACCGCAGCGTGCGCTACCCCATCTCCCGGGCGCGCCCCAACTGCGGGGGCAACCTGGTGGGCGTGAGGACGGTGTACCTGCACGCCAACCAGACGGGGTACCCGCACCCCGACTCGCGCTACGACGCCATCTGCTACAGCG GGGAGGACATTGAGAGCCTGGTGCCAGGGCAGTTCATCGACGAGCTGGGCAGCGGGCTGGGCAGCGCCTTCACAGTGCAGACTGTCACCCAGACCGAGGTGGAGCTGCCCCTGTCACGCAACGCCACGGAGGAGGAGGCCCGCGGCAGCATCGCCACCCTGGAGCCCATTGAGATCACCCCCACGGCCACCAGGCTGGACGAGagcttcactgccctgcctgaTCTCTTCACCACCGCTCTCACACTAGAGACATCTGCCACAGAAGAGGAAAATGTGACCAGGGAGGATGGCACAGCGGTGTGGACTGTACCTGAAGAGGCCACCACCCTAGATTTAGGCACTGCCTTCACCACCTTAGCCTTTGGCACAGCTAGCACTACAGAAACAGCAGAGGTGAGCTCGGTGGAAGAGGCCGTGGGGGTGACTGCCACCCCAGGACTGGAGTCTGCCTCAGCCTTCACGGTGGAAGATCAGCTTGTGCGAGTGACAGCTGCCCCCGGTGCCGGCCACCTTCCCGAGCAGCCCATCTCCCCCACAG GTGTGGTGTTTCACTACCGTGCGGCCACCAGCAGATACGCCTTCTCCTTTGTCCAAGCCCAGAAGGCCTGCCTGGAGAACAGCGCTGTGATTGCCaccccccagcagctccaggctgcctACGAGGCTGGCTTCGACCAGTGTGATGCTGGCTGGCTGCGGGACCAGACAGTCAG GTATCCCATCGTGAATCCCCGAAATAACTGCATAGGAGACAAAGAGAACACTCCAGGCGTACGGTCGTATGGCATGCGCCCGGCCTCGGAGACCTACGACGTGTACTGCTACATCGACAGGCTCAAGG GTGATGTGTTCTTCGCAACCCAGCCGGAGCAGTTCACCTTCCCCGAAGCCCAGCGGTTCTGCCAGAGCCAGAACGCCACGCTGGCCTCTGTTGGGCAGCTGCACGCCGCCTGGAAGCAGGGCCTGGACCGGTGCTACGCGGGCTGGCTGGCCGACGGCAGCCTGCGCTACCCCATCGTGAGCCCCCGGCCCGCGTGCGGCGGCGATGCGCCGGGCGTCAGGACCGTGTACCAGCACCACAACCAGACCGGCTTCCCCGACCCGCTGTCCCGGCACCACGCCTTCTGCTTCAGAG ctctgcctcctgtggaggaggagggggtCACCCCGTTCTTTGAAGATGTTCTGGCAACACAAGTGATCCCTGGAGTGGAGGGGGTGCCCTCGGGAGAGGAGGTGACCATGGAGACAGAGTCTGCCACTCAGCCTGAGAATCAGACAGCCTGGGGCACAGAGGTCTTTCCAACAGATGTGTCACTGCTCTCAG TGAGTCCATCTGCTTTTCCTCCAGCTACCATACTACCAGAGGAAACCAGTACCAATGCTTCCCTCAGCGAAGTGTCAGGGGAGGTGACTCAGCCTGGAGAGCATCAAGTCAGTGGTGAATCTTCAGCATCTGGCTGGGTTCCTGGAGTTCCAGATACAAGCGGAGAACCAACTTCTGGAGTTTCTGAACTTAGTGGAGACCACTCAGGCATTGGAGAGAGCGGATTACCGTCAGTAGACCTGCATGCCAGTGGCTTCCCACCTGGAGAAAGTGGGCTGCCCTCAGGAGACCTGAGCGGTGTGTCCTCCGGCGTTGTTGATATCAGTGGCCTGCCTTCTGCAGAGGGGGAGACATCAGTGTCTGTTTTGAGGATACCAGAAATCAGTGGGATGCCACCTGAAGTGGAAAGCAGCGGGCTGCCCTTTGGAGCGAGCGGAGAAATCTCTGGCACTGAGCTCATCAGCGGCGTGTCATCCGGAGAGGAGAGTGGAGTGGCCTCTGGTTTTCCCACCGTGTCTCTCGTGGATACCACATTGGTGGAAGTTGTAACAGCAGCAACAGAACGgcaagaggagggaaaagggtcCATTGGAGTCAGCGGTGAGGGAGATCTGTCAGGGCTGCCATCCTCTGAGTGGGACAGCAGTGGTGGAACCCCCGGCTTGCCctcaggagctgagcccagcgGGGAGCCCTCCGGGGTACCCGAGCTCAGCGGGCTGTCCTCAGGAGGGTCTGAGCTTAGTGGCTTTCCCTCAGGACTGGATGGCAGTGGAGAAACATCTGGAACACACGAGATCAGTGGCCAGGTGGACCTGAGTGGCCTTACCTCTGGTACTGAGGGAAGCAGCGAGGCCTCCGGCGTCACCTTCGTAGATGCCACTCTGGAGGAAGTGACAACAACCTCACCAGTTACAGGAGCAGAGGCAAAAGAGACTTTGGAAACCAGTGGATTGCCTTCAGGTGTTGAAGATGGATCAGGCATGGTGTCTGGGAGTTTAGACATCAGTGGTGAGCCTTCTGGGCATGTAGACTTTGGTGGGAGTGCTTCTGGAGGGCTGGAGATGAGCGGACACCCGAGCGGAGTGACGGACAGCAGCGGAGACATCTCTGGAGTTGATGTCACCAGTGGTCTGCTCTCTGGAGAGGAAAGTGGACTCACCTCTGGCTTTCCCACGGTGTCTCTTGTGGATACCACTTTGGTGGAAGTTGTAACACAGCCATCAGTGGCACAAGAAGTGGGAGAAGGACCATCTGGGATGATAGAAATCAGTGGATTTACTTCTGGAGACAGAGGACTATctggagaagggtctggagctGTGGAGACCAGTGGTTTTTCCTCAGGAGACTTGAGTGGGGAGCCATCTGGAATCCCGTACATCAGCGGAGACTTTTCTGGAGCCACAGATCTAAGTGGACAGTCTTCAACAGTGGCTGATATCAGTGGGGAGGCCTCAGGGCTTCCAGGAATCACTTTAGTCACTTCTGATTTAGTAGAAGTGGTGACAAGACCAACGATATCCCAGGAACTGGGTGGGGAAACTGTCACGTTTCCCTATGGTTTGGGGACAAGTGGTGAAGGCTCTGGATCTGGTGAACTAAGTGGGGAAACATCTGCACTGCCAGAAAGTGCTCTAGAAACATCAACAGCTTATGAAATCAGTGGTGAAACATCTGCATTTCCTGAAACGGGTACAGAAACATCCACGATTCATGAAATCAGTGGGGAGGCATCTGCATTTCCTGAATTTAGCACGGAAACATCAACAATTCAAGAAATCAGTGGAGaaacctctgcatttcctgaaatTTTCACAGAAACGTCCACAAGTCAGGAAGACAGGGGTGAAACATCTGGGTATCCTGAAATTGTCATAGAAGCATCCACTGGTCAAGAAGCAAGTGGGGAAACCTCTGCATTTCCTGGAAGTGGCACAGAAACGTCCACAGTACAAGAAATCAGTGGGGAAACGTCTGCATTTCCTGAAATTAGAATAGAAACATCCACAAGTCAAGACATCAGTGGGGAAACGTCTGCATTTCCTGAAATTAGGATAGAAACATTCACAATCCAAGAGGCCAGGGGTGAAATATCTGGCTATCCTGAAATTAGCATAGAAGCTTCGACGGTCCACGAAACCAGTGGAGAAACATCTGCATTCCCTGAAATCAGCATAGAAACTTCAACAGTGCATGAAATTAGTGGAGAAAGTTCTGCATTTCCTGAAATTAGAATAGAAACATACACAAATCAAGAAGCCAGGGGTGAAACATCTGCCTTCCCTGAAATTAGCATAGAAACTTCAACGGTCCATGAAACCAGTGGGGAAACTTCTGCGTTTCCTGAAATCAGCATAGAAACTTCTACAGTCCATGAAATCAGTGGGGACATGTCCTCTTTTCCTGAAATTAGCATAGAAACTTCGACAATCCATGAAACCAGTGGTGAAATACCTGCATTTCCTGAGATTAGAATAGAAACATCCACAGGTGAAGAAGCTCGAGGAGAAACATCCACATTTCCTGAGATTAGCATAGAAACCTCTACGGTCCATGATATCAGTGGGGAGACATCTGCATTCCCTGAGTTCAGCATAGAAACACCAACAAGTCAAGAAGCCAGGAGTGAAACATCTGCCTATCCTGAAATTTTCATAGAAACATCCACAGTTCAAGAAGTCAGTGGGGAAACTTCTGCATTTCCTGAAATTAGAATAGGAGCACCCACAAGTCAAGAAGCCCGCGGAGAGACATTTCCTGAGATCAGCATAGAAACATCCACACTCCATGAAACCAGTGGGGAAGCATCTGCATTGCCGACCGATAACATCAAAACAGCTGCCACATCTTTGGCCAGCGGGGAGCCCTTTGGTACTCCTGAGGAGAGGGAGATTCCTGACACAACATCTGGAGCTGTGACACACTCTATCACAGGCATTTCGGGGGAAACCTCTGCCCCAGACACTGTAATTAGTACCAGGACTCCAGATGTAGAACCAACACAGGGACTCAGGAACCCTGAAGAGGCTCAGCTTGAAATGGAGCCTTCCCCTCCTGTGGTGTCAGAACAAGAGACAGAGACAGCTGTTGCTCCAGACAATCCCCATCTGCTGGCCACCACCACTGCTGCCCTGCCCCAAGTCTCACAAGAAGCAATTGACGCATTAGGACCCACTCCAGAAG ACACTGATGTGTGCCACCCAAGCCCCTGTGTGAATGGAGCCACCTGCGTCGATGGCATCGACTCTTTCAaatgcttttgccttcccagctACGGAGGGGACCTGTGTGAGATCG ACTTGGAAAACTGTGAGGAAGGCTGGACCAAGTTCCAGGGCCACTGCTACAGGCACTTTGAAGAGAGGGAGACCTGGATGGATGCAGAGACCAGGTGCCGACAACATCAAGCCCACCTGAGCAGCATCATCACCCCGGAGGAGCAAGAATTTGTGAACA GTCATGCACAGGACTACCAGTGGATCGGGCTCAGTGACAGAGCTGTGGAGAACGACTTCCGCTGGTCTGATGGGCACTCCCTG CAATATGAGAACTGGCGGCCCAACCAACCCGATAACTTCTTTTCGGCGGGCGAGGACTGCGTTGTGATGATCTGGCACGAGAAAGGCGAATGGAACGACGTTCCCTGCAACTATCACCTCCCTTTCACCTGCAAGAAAGGAACAG TGGCCTGCGGGGACCCCCCTGCCGTGGAGAACGCCAG